CCAACAATAATCTCACACAAAACAGTGAAAGGGATAAGCCAGATAATGGTGAAAGAAGCAACATCAGAGGTGATACTGGCAAATAAGTTGTTGATAAGCAAACACTTCGACAAATCAGTGATGATACAGAttctcaaaacaaaaaaagaatggAAACTCAGAAGAGAACCCAAAGACATGAAGCTCGGACTAGCACAAACAAGAACAGATACCATGATGCTCAAATTAATTCAAGCAAGAACAAACAACATGAAGCTAAGGATTATTTACAGGACAAGGAGAAGCAGTTACCAAACAGGAAATATATTGACAAACGAAAGGAAAAAAGGCAGAGGAAGAAGGCTATCCAAATGGAACAAGACACCttgaaaaaaaacaagaagatgGAACAGGAGGAATCACAACAGATAGTGCCAACTCagaaaaaatttgagaaaggAAAAGTCCTTATTGATCAGATACTTCAGGATGAACACCAAGTGCCAAACCATACACCTATAGAATGTGCAAAAGATACAAACACAAGTCAACAACTCAAAGGCAGTGAAACACAACAGGTTCAAAACACTCAGGATGAACAAAATGTCCCAGAACATACCCCTAGAAAAAGTGCTAGAGTTTCCAACTCCAATCAGCAGTCTAAAGGAAGTGATGGACAACATATTGACAAATCTGGTTTGCAGATTCCTAAAGAACCAAACATTATTAATGCTACTAACAACATTCCTGAAGCTAGCTCATCTAATGGTGAAGATGGGGTTCCTGACAGTGATTATGAAATAGGGGATGACTCAGACGAAGAAGAGGAATCAGAGGATGCTTCAGATACACTGGATGAGGACTATGAAAGCCTGGAAGAGGGCCCTTTTGATGGTGATGAAGTTGCAAAAAGGATTGTTGAAACTTTTAATGGACAACATAGCAATGACCCTACCATTTCCCAAGCTTTTGGGGATATCTCTGATAGGGCAAAACCCTACCATTTCCCAAGATTTTGGGGATATCTCTGATAGGGAAAACCTATCACCAAGAGGTCTAATGTGTCGAAGGGAAGAGGCAACTACGAGTAGGGGTGAAAAAAGAAATGCTCCCTCATcatcaatacaacacaacacaaaaacCAAGTTTGTTTACTATGATTAGCATTTTAAGCTGGAATATCAGGGGCATAAAAAGCTCCATTGAAAGGCTATGCCAGCTCAATAGACAACACAAAATTCAGTTCCTTGCTATTCAGGAACCATTTTGCAAAACCACAAAACTTGACAGATACAGAAGACGATTGGGTTATAATTTTGCTTATGCTAACTGCAACAACATGATATGGATATTTACTGATGAAGATGTTGAATGCCAAGTCTATTCTGACACTGAACAACAACTTTCTTGCTTTATCAAGATTGGAGATGACACTATTTCCATCACTACTGTTTATCCCAAGTGTAAAGCTTCTCTCAGGGAATCTCTATGGGAAGATCTCAGCCTTATTGCTTCCAGTCAGAATCTTGAATGGATGGTTTTAGGAGATTTCAACTATATTACTGATCAAACTGAGAAGATAGGAGGAAATCCACATAGAATGGAGAAGAGTTTACCTCTTCTTGAATGTATTGGAGACTGTGATCTTTATGACCTGGGCTTCATTGGTTCTTCCTTTACTTGGTGTAACTACAGAGTTCCGCAGAATAGAATATGGAAGAGATTATTGACGAGCCGTATCTAATCGTAAATGGTTAACTACTTTTCCCCGAGACTAGTGTCACTCATTTGGTTAGATCTGGATCTGATCATGTCCCTCTGCTTATACATGCTAAAGCTTGTAACATTAGTCATATTAAATACTTCAAATTCTTGAACTTTTGGGTGGATAAACCTGATTTTCAGGATATTGTGAAGCAAGCTTGGCAGATAGATGTACAGGGTTCTCAGGTCTGGAGGTTCCATATGAAACTGAAAAATACAAGTAAGAAACTATCTTGGTGGTCTAGGAACATCATTGGAGACATTTTCGAGCTTACAAAAACAATGGAAAAAAAGTGGCTAATCTTGAGGATGTTTGCCTTCAAGACAACTCTACTACTAATATGGTTAACCTTAATGAGGCCAATGCTTTACTAATCAGGCATTACAAGACTGAGGAAGCCTTCTGGAGGCAAAAGGCTGGTATTAAGTGGCATGCTGAAGGGGATCTAAATACAAAAATTTTCCACTCTGTTATTACTTCCAGGAGGCAAAGATTGTCTCTCAAGAAGATAAAAAAATGGGGAAGGTAACTGGATTGAGGGGGACAGAATTGCTCAAGAAGCTATTTCATACTGTGAGAACATTTTCACagaaaacaacaataacaatgatTTTTCTAAACTCTCATGTCTTCCTAAGATTGTCTCAAGAGAGGATAATGAGATGCTATGCTCTATTCCCACCATGCAAGAACTCAAAGACACTGTTTTCTCAATGGATCCTGGAAGTGCACCATGTCCTGATGGCATGACGGGTATTTTTTATCATAAATGCTGGGATATTATTTCTACTGATCTTCTTAACATGATTATTGAGATTTTTAAGGGTGGGATTATTAATAGGGCTATTTCTCACTCCTGCCTGATTTTAATCCCCAAAGTCAAATCTCCTCAAGAATTTTCTGATCTTAGACCAATTAGTTTAAGTAATTTTTCTTGCAAAATTCTCTCTAAATTGATTAATGGTAGACTTACCAGTATTATGGATAAGATTATCTCGCAAAATCAATCTGGCTTTATGAAAGGTAGGTCTATTAGTGAGAATATTACTCTTACTCAAGAGATGGTGCACAATATGAACAAAGCTGAGCCCGATGACAATGTTGTTATGAAATTAGATATGGCTAAGGCATATGATAGGGTTTCTTGGACCT
This genomic window from Lycium ferocissimum isolate CSIRO_LF1 unplaced genomic scaffold, AGI_CSIRO_Lferr_CH_V1 ctg25027, whole genome shotgun sequence contains:
- the LOC132043459 gene encoding uncharacterized protein LOC132043459 → MISILSWNIRGIKSSIERLCQLNRQHKIQFLAIQEPFCKTTKLDRYRRRLGYNFAYANCNNMIWIFTDEDVECQVYSDTEQQLSCFIKIGDDTISITTVYPKCKASLRESLWEDLSLIASSQNLEWMVLGDFNYITDQTEKIGGNPHRMEKSLPLLECIGDCDLYDLGFIGSSFTWSCNISHIKYFKFLNFWVDKPDFQDIVKQAWQIDVQGSQEHHWRHFRAYKNNGKKVANLEDVCLQDNSTTNMVNLNEANALLIRHYKTEEAFWRQKAGIKWHAEGDLNTKIFHSVITSRRQRLSLKKIKKWGREDNEMLCSIPTMQELKDTVFSMDPGSAPCPDGMTGIFYHKCWDIISTDLLNMIIEIFKGGIINRAISHSCLILIPKVKSPQEFSDLRPISLSNFSCKILSKLINGRLTSIMDKIISQNQSGFMKGRSISENITLTQEMVHNMNKAEPDDNVVMKLDMAKLGFSDSWVDLIHRIISNNWYSININGTRNGFYKSTRGLKQGDPLSPSLFVIGAELLSRMLNHLSNDSFVPFTCKSNGPSITHLCYADDTILFSSGDRNSITMMMDKLSEYEKISGQPVNKRKSGFMVHSKASDSFIQDIINLTGFAHQKLPFNYLISPIFAW